The following are encoded in a window of Streptomyces griseiscabiei genomic DNA:
- a CDS encoding Fur family transcriptional regulator: MTASQPPNTAEELRGAGLRVTAARVALLETVRDGDHLGVEAIATGVRDRVGHISLQAVYEALNALTGAGLVRRLEPPGSPALYEGRVGDNHHHLVCRSCGVVVDVDCAVGHAPCLTASDDRGFAIDEAEVIYWGLCPACSTASSPAP; encoded by the coding sequence ATGACCGCATCCCAGCCTCCGAACACCGCCGAGGAGCTGCGCGGTGCCGGCCTGCGGGTGACGGCCGCGCGCGTGGCGCTGCTGGAGACCGTCCGGGACGGCGACCATCTCGGCGTCGAGGCGATCGCCACCGGGGTCCGCGACCGTGTGGGCCACATATCGCTCCAGGCCGTGTACGAAGCACTCAACGCGCTCACCGGCGCGGGGCTCGTGCGCCGCCTCGAACCACCCGGCAGCCCCGCCCTGTACGAGGGCCGTGTCGGGGACAACCACCACCACCTCGTGTGCCGCTCGTGCGGTGTCGTGGTCGACGTCGACTGCGCGGTCGGGCACGCCCCGTGTCTGACCGCCTCCGACGACCGCGGCTTCGCGATCGACGAGGCCGAGGTCATCTACTGGGGCCTGTGCCCCGCATGTTCCACAGCCAGCAGTCCAGCACCGTAG
- a CDS encoding SAM-dependent methyltransferase, translating to MPLDRPVIGSDVPHSARIWNYWLGGKDCYETDRRVGDEIRAVNPRIVGIARAQRRFLRRAVVHLTEEAGLRQFLDIGPGLPTADHTHEVAQRSAREARVVYVDHDPTVLAHASALLTSTPEGATAFVAADLRDPDTVLARAAETLDLGRPVALLLLGVTAHLPGESAYTAVTRLLDALSSGSRLVLADSTEVYRPEEMRATAERWNAASDNPRVNRSPEQLTRFFDGWEFIAPGLVPVTRWRPERGDAAGEPGEVDCFGGVARKP from the coding sequence ATGCCACTTGACCGTCCGGTCATCGGCAGCGATGTGCCGCACTCGGCCCGGATCTGGAACTACTGGCTGGGCGGCAAGGACTGCTACGAGACCGACCGGCGGGTCGGTGACGAGATCCGTGCCGTGAACCCCCGGATCGTCGGCATCGCCCGCGCCCAGCGGCGGTTCCTGCGCCGCGCGGTCGTCCATCTCACCGAGGAGGCCGGCTTGCGCCAGTTCCTCGACATCGGACCCGGGCTGCCCACCGCGGACCACACCCACGAGGTCGCGCAGCGCTCGGCCCGGGAGGCGCGCGTCGTCTACGTCGACCACGACCCGACCGTCCTCGCCCACGCCAGTGCCCTGCTCACCAGCACCCCCGAGGGGGCCACCGCCTTCGTCGCCGCCGATCTGCGCGACCCGGACACCGTCCTCGCCCGTGCCGCCGAGACCCTGGACCTCGGCCGTCCGGTCGCCCTGCTGCTGCTCGGCGTCACCGCCCATCTGCCCGGCGAGAGCGCGTACACCGCCGTCACCCGGCTGCTCGACGCCCTGTCCTCCGGCAGCCGTCTCGTGCTCGCCGACAGCACGGAGGTGTACCGGCCGGAGGAGATGCGGGCGACGGCCGAGCGATGGAACGCGGCGAGCGACAACCCGCGTGTCAACCGCTCGCCCGAGCAGCTCACCCGGTTCTTCGACGGGTGGGAGTTCATCGCGCCGGGCCTCGTCCCGGTGACCCGATGGCGGCCCGAGCGGGGCGACGCCGCCGGCGAACCGGGAGAGGTGGACTGCTTCGGCGGGGTGGCGCGCAAGCCGTAG
- a CDS encoding GlxA family transcriptional regulator, with protein MPASPLHRVAVLVLDGAKPLDVGIPAQVFTTRASMPYEVRVCGAAPGLVTGGDGLAYNVAHGLDALAWADIVFVPGYRFPDRDDPPPAVVEALVAAHDRGARLAAISTGAFALAATGLLDGRRATTHWHYARALAAKHPLVRVDENVLFVDEGSVLTSAGAASGLDLCLHILRGDLGVAASNHAARRLVAAPYRSGGQAQYVPRSVPEPLGERFADTREWALHRLGEPLTLDLLARQAGVSPRTFSRRFVEETGYTPMQWVMRARIDLARELLERSERGVEQIAADVGLGTGANLRLHFQHILGTTPSEYRRTFTKGE; from the coding sequence GTGCCCGCCTCCCCCCTGCATCGCGTCGCCGTCCTCGTGCTCGACGGGGCGAAGCCGCTCGACGTCGGGATTCCCGCGCAGGTGTTCACGACCCGCGCGAGCATGCCGTACGAGGTGCGGGTCTGCGGGGCGGCGCCCGGCCTCGTGACCGGCGGCGACGGTCTCGCGTACAACGTCGCCCACGGCCTGGACGCGCTCGCCTGGGCCGACATCGTCTTCGTCCCCGGCTACCGGTTCCCGGACCGCGACGACCCGCCGCCGGCCGTCGTCGAGGCGCTGGTCGCCGCCCACGACCGGGGCGCACGGCTCGCGGCCATCTCGACGGGCGCCTTCGCGCTCGCCGCCACCGGCCTGCTCGACGGCAGGCGCGCCACGACGCACTGGCACTACGCGCGGGCACTCGCCGCGAAGCACCCGCTCGTCCGGGTCGACGAGAACGTGCTCTTCGTCGACGAGGGCAGCGTGCTCACCTCGGCCGGCGCCGCCTCCGGCCTCGACCTGTGCCTGCACATCCTGCGCGGCGACCTCGGGGTGGCCGCCTCCAACCACGCCGCCCGGCGGCTGGTCGCCGCCCCCTACCGCAGCGGCGGCCAGGCCCAGTACGTGCCGCGCAGCGTCCCCGAGCCGCTCGGCGAGCGCTTCGCCGACACCCGGGAGTGGGCGCTGCACCGGCTCGGCGAGCCCCTCACCCTCGATCTGCTGGCGCGGCAGGCGGGCGTCTCGCCGCGCACCTTCTCCCGGCGCTTCGTCGAGGAGACGGGCTACACCCCGATGCAGTGGGTGATGCGCGCCCGCATCGACCTGGCCCGCGAGCTGCTCGAACGCTCCGAGCGCGGCGTCGAGCAGATCGCCGCCGACGTCGGCCTCGGCACGGGCGCCAATCTGCGCCTGCACTTCCAGCACATCCTCGGCACCACCCCGAGCGAGTACCGGCGCACCTTCACCAAGGGCGAGTGA
- the gap gene encoding type I glyceraldehyde-3-phosphate dehydrogenase, which translates to MTRIAINGFGRIGRNVLRALLERDSALEVVAVNDLTEPATLARLLAYDSTAGRLGRPVTVDGDTLVVDGRRIRVTAEREPANLPWAELGVDIVLEATGRFTSAKAARAHLDAGAKKVLVSAPSDGADVTLAFGVNSDTYDPDVHTIVSNASCTTNALAPLAKVLDDLAGIEHGFMTTVHAYTQEQNLQDGPHRDPRRARAAGVNIVPTTTGAAKAIGLVLPNLDGKLSGDSIRVPVPVGSIVELNTTVARDVTLDDVLAAYRTAAEGPLAGVLEYSDDPLVSADIVGNPASSIFDSALTRVDGRHVKVVAWYDNEWGFSNRVIDTLQLLAG; encoded by the coding sequence ATGACTCGCATCGCCATCAACGGATTCGGCCGCATCGGACGCAATGTGCTCCGCGCCCTGCTGGAGCGCGACAGCGCCCTGGAGGTCGTCGCCGTCAACGACCTCACCGAGCCCGCCACGCTCGCCCGGCTGCTGGCCTACGACAGCACGGCCGGCCGGCTCGGACGCCCGGTGACCGTCGACGGGGACACCCTCGTCGTCGACGGCCGCCGGATCAGGGTGACGGCCGAGCGCGAACCGGCGAACCTGCCGTGGGCCGAACTCGGCGTCGACATCGTCCTGGAGGCCACCGGCCGCTTCACCTCGGCGAAGGCCGCCCGCGCCCACCTCGACGCGGGCGCCAAGAAGGTGCTCGTGAGCGCCCCCTCGGACGGCGCGGACGTCACGCTCGCGTTCGGTGTCAACTCCGACACCTACGACCCGGACGTGCACACGATCGTCTCGAACGCCTCCTGCACCACCAACGCGCTCGCGCCCCTGGCCAAGGTCCTCGACGACCTCGCCGGTATCGAGCACGGCTTCATGACGACGGTGCACGCCTACACCCAGGAGCAGAACCTCCAGGACGGCCCGCACCGCGACCCCCGGCGCGCCCGCGCCGCCGGCGTCAACATCGTGCCGACCACGACCGGCGCCGCCAAGGCGATCGGCCTGGTCCTGCCGAACCTCGACGGCAAGCTGTCGGGCGACTCGATCCGCGTCCCCGTGCCGGTCGGCTCGATCGTGGAGCTGAACACGACCGTCGCCCGCGACGTCACCCTTGACGACGTGCTGGCGGCGTACCGCACCGCGGCCGAGGGTCCGCTCGCCGGTGTCCTGGAGTACTCGGACGACCCGCTGGTGTCGGCCGACATCGTCGGCAACCCCGCCTCGTCGATCTTCGACTCCGCCCTCACCCGCGTCGACGGCCGCCACGTCAAGGTCGTCGCCTGGTACGACAACGAGTGGGGCTTCTCGAACCGCGTGATCGACACGCTGCAGCTGCTCGCCGGCTGA
- a CDS encoding LutC/YkgG family protein produces MSSRDLILGRVRRALADVRRDDTPYEQAVARGYLREHGGRSVAKTVELLAENLADYRALVHRTDADGLAGVVAGLLGEHGSKTVLVPPGLPEAWLAATDVTRVADRPESTAHELDAVDSVVTGCAVAIAETGTLVLDGSPDQGRRRITLVPDHHICVVRVPDQVVSSVPQALELLDPTRPLTWISGPSATSDIELDRVEGVHGPRTLEVVLVTGTP; encoded by the coding sequence GTGAGCAGCAGGGATCTGATCCTGGGCCGGGTGCGGCGCGCCCTCGCCGACGTACGACGGGACGACACACCGTACGAGCAGGCCGTTGCCCGGGGGTATCTCCGTGAGCACGGCGGGCGGAGCGTCGCCAAGACGGTGGAGCTGCTGGCGGAGAACCTGGCGGACTACCGGGCGCTCGTGCACCGCACGGACGCGGACGGACTCGCCGGGGTCGTCGCCGGGCTGCTCGGCGAGCACGGCTCGAAGACGGTACTGGTGCCGCCGGGGCTGCCCGAGGCGTGGCTGGCGGCGACGGACGTGACGCGGGTGGCGGACCGCCCGGAGAGCACCGCGCACGAACTGGACGCGGTGGACAGCGTGGTCACCGGCTGCGCCGTCGCGATCGCCGAGACCGGCACCCTCGTCCTCGACGGCTCCCCCGACCAGGGGCGCCGCCGGATCACCCTCGTGCCGGACCATCACATCTGTGTCGTACGCGTCCCCGACCAGGTCGTGTCGTCGGTCCCCCAGGCCCTCGAACTCCTCGACCCGACACGCCCGTTGACGTGGATCTCCGGCCCGTCCGCCACCAGTGACATCGAACTGGACCGGGTGGAGGGGGTACACGGCCCGCGCACCCTGGAAGTGGTGCTGGTGACCGGTACCCCCTAG
- a CDS encoding LutB/LldF family L-lactate oxidation iron-sulfur protein, translating to MSGTFVGMPAFPKAAHEAVHNTTLRGNLRHATHTIRAKRATAVAEVSDWAALREAGKQIKDHTLRHLDRYLVQLEESVTAAGGTVHWAADADEANRIVTYLVKATGESEVVKVKSMATQEIGLNEALEAEGIHAYETDLAELIVQLGKDRPSHILVPAIHRNRGEIRDIFAREMSEWGRPAPEGLTDTPAELAEAARLHLREKFLRAKVGVSGANFMVAETGTLVVVESEGNGRMCLTLPETLISVVGIEKIVPTWQDLEVFLQTLPRSSTAERMNPYTSTWTGTTDEDGPGTFHLVLIDNGRTDTLADEVGRQALRCIRCSACLNVCPVYERAGGHAYGSVYPGPIGAILSPQLRGTASEIDASLPYASSLCGACYEVCPVAIDIPEVLVHLRERIAQGGPVTENGNKVVLKPAKGHAAERAAMRAARWAFSHPGALRTGQRLASRTRRFHPRTLPGPGRAWSASRDIPALPAEPFRDWWQRTDGGKEDVK from the coding sequence ATGAGCGGGACATTCGTCGGCATGCCGGCCTTCCCGAAGGCCGCGCACGAGGCCGTGCACAACACGACCCTGCGCGGGAATCTGCGGCACGCCACCCACACCATCCGCGCCAAACGCGCGACCGCGGTCGCGGAGGTGTCCGACTGGGCCGCGCTGCGCGAGGCGGGGAAGCAGATCAAGGACCATACGCTCCGTCATCTCGACCGCTATCTCGTGCAGTTGGAGGAGTCGGTCACGGCGGCGGGCGGCACAGTCCACTGGGCCGCCGACGCGGACGAGGCCAACCGGATCGTCACCTATCTCGTCAAGGCGACCGGGGAGAGCGAGGTCGTCAAGGTCAAGTCGATGGCCACGCAGGAGATCGGGCTGAACGAGGCGCTGGAGGCCGAGGGCATCCACGCCTACGAGACCGATCTCGCCGAACTCATCGTGCAGTTGGGCAAGGACCGGCCCTCGCACATCCTGGTCCCGGCGATCCACCGCAACCGGGGCGAGATCCGGGACATCTTCGCCCGGGAGATGAGCGAGTGGGGCCGCCCGGCCCCCGAGGGCCTGACCGACACGCCCGCCGAGCTGGCGGAGGCGGCGCGGCTGCATCTGCGGGAGAAGTTCCTGCGGGCCAAGGTGGGCGTCTCCGGCGCCAACTTCATGGTCGCGGAGACCGGCACACTGGTGGTCGTGGAGTCCGAGGGCAACGGCCGGATGTGCCTCACCCTCCCCGAGACCCTGATCTCGGTGGTCGGCATCGAGAAGATCGTGCCGACCTGGCAGGACCTGGAGGTGTTCCTGCAGACCCTCCCCCGCTCCTCCACCGCCGAGCGGATGAACCCCTACACCTCCACCTGGACCGGCACGACCGACGAGGACGGGCCGGGGACCTTCCATCTGGTCCTCATCGACAACGGCCGCACCGACACCCTCGCCGACGAGGTCGGCCGGCAGGCCCTGCGCTGCATCCGCTGCTCGGCGTGTCTCAATGTCTGCCCGGTGTACGAGCGGGCGGGCGGTCACGCGTACGGCTCGGTGTACCCGGGCCCGATCGGCGCGATCCTCAGCCCCCAACTCCGGGGCACAGCAAGCGAGATCGACGCCTCCCTGCCGTACGCCTCCTCGCTGTGCGGCGCCTGCTACGAGGTGTGCCCGGTCGCCATCGACATCCCCGAGGTGCTGGTGCATCTGCGGGAGCGGATCGCGCAGGGCGGGCCGGTGACGGAGAACGGCAACAAGGTCGTCCTCAAGCCCGCGAAGGGACACGCCGCCGAGCGGGCGGCGATGCGGGCGGCGCGCTGGGCGTTCAGCCACCCCGGGGCGCTGCGCACCGGGCAGCGGCTGGCGTCCCGCACCCGCCGCTTCCACCCCCGTACGCTGCCGGGCCCCGGCAGGGCGTGGAGTGCCAGCCGGGACATCCCCGCACTGCCCGCCGAGCCGTTCCGGGACTGGTGGCAGCGGACCGACGGCGGCAAGGAGGACGTGAAGTGA
- a CDS encoding (Fe-S)-binding protein gives MRVALFLTCVNDTLYPDTGRAVVKLLTRLGVEVDFPMGQTCCGQAHYNTGYRREAEPLARKFSDVFREYEAIVTPSGSCGAMVRELYPRMGERARAEGRGDTLARTLAPVVPKTYELTEFLVDVLGVTDVGAHYPHKVTYHPTCHGLRSLGLGERPRRLLQAVKGLELVELPGADECCGFGGTFAVKNSDVSAAMGADKVRNAESTGAEVLCAADNSCLMHLGGTMTRLRTALRPVHIAEILASTEEEPLV, from the coding sequence ATGCGTGTCGCCCTGTTCCTGACCTGTGTCAACGACACGCTCTATCCGGACACCGGCCGAGCCGTGGTGAAACTGCTGACCAGGCTGGGCGTCGAGGTCGACTTCCCGATGGGTCAGACCTGCTGCGGGCAGGCGCACTACAACACCGGGTACCGACGGGAGGCCGAGCCGCTGGCCCGGAAGTTCTCCGATGTATTCCGGGAGTACGAGGCGATCGTGACGCCGTCCGGCTCCTGCGGGGCGATGGTGCGGGAGCTGTATCCGCGGATGGGCGAGCGGGCGCGGGCGGAGGGGCGCGGGGACACCCTGGCGCGGACGCTGGCGCCGGTCGTGCCCAAGACGTACGAGCTGACCGAGTTCCTGGTGGACGTGCTGGGCGTGACGGATGTCGGCGCCCACTACCCGCACAAGGTGACCTATCACCCGACCTGCCACGGGCTGCGGAGCCTGGGGCTCGGGGAACGGCCCCGCAGGCTGCTGCAGGCCGTGAAGGGGCTGGAGTTGGTGGAGCTGCCGGGGGCCGACGAGTGCTGCGGCTTCGGCGGTACGTTCGCCGTGAAGAACTCCGATGTCTCGGCGGCCATGGGCGCGGACAAGGTGCGCAACGCCGAGTCGACGGGCGCCGAGGTGCTGTGCGCGGCCGACAACTCGTGTCTGATGCACCTCGGGGGCACGATGACCCGGCTGCGGACGGCCCTGCGGCCGGTGCACATCGCGGAGATCCTGGCGAGCACGGAAGAGGAGCCGCTGGTATGA
- a CDS encoding rhamnulokinase: MSTSVASYAAVDLGASSGRVMVGRAARDSLELVEAHRFPNRPVRTPEGLRWDVLSLYAGVLDGLRAAGALGDGRVDSVGIDSWAVDYGLLDADGALLGNPVHYRDARTEGVAEKVWATVPAAELYAATGLQYAPFNTLYQLAAARSSAQLSYAKRLLLIPDLLAYWLTGEQGTELTNASTTQLIDPRTGDWSYDVAERLGVDLGLFAPLRRPGDPAGLLRPEVLEATGLGGPVPVTTVGSHDTASAVAAVPATGERFAYICTGTWSLAGLELDAPVLTEASRAANFTNELGLDGTVRYLRNIMGLWLLQECVREWGDPDLGELLRAAAGVPALRSVVDAGDSAFLAPGRMPERIAEACRESGQPVPGTPAEITRCILDSLALAHRKAVAEAQALADHPVDVVHIVGGGTRNALLCRLTADACGLPVVAGPAEAAALGNVLVQARADGLVGDRAAMRRLLARTQPLVRYEPQGDPAAWRAAEARLTAR; encoded by the coding sequence ATGAGCACGTCCGTGGCGTCGTACGCGGCGGTCGACCTCGGCGCGTCCAGTGGGCGGGTCATGGTCGGCCGCGCGGCGCGGGACTCGCTGGAGCTGGTGGAGGCCCACCGGTTCCCGAACCGGCCGGTGCGCACCCCCGAGGGGCTGCGCTGGGACGTGCTGTCGCTGTACGCGGGGGTCCTCGACGGGCTGAGGGCGGCCGGTGCCCTCGGCGACGGGCGGGTCGACTCCGTCGGGATCGACAGCTGGGCCGTCGACTACGGGCTGCTGGACGCGGACGGGGCCCTGCTGGGCAATCCGGTGCACTACCGGGACGCCCGGACCGAGGGTGTCGCGGAGAAGGTGTGGGCCACCGTGCCCGCCGCCGAGCTGTACGCGGCGACCGGGTTGCAGTACGCGCCCTTCAACACGCTCTACCAGCTGGCGGCGGCCCGCTCCTCCGCTCAACTGTCTTACGCCAAGCGGCTGTTGCTCATCCCCGATCTGCTGGCGTACTGGCTGACCGGGGAGCAGGGCACCGAGCTGACCAACGCCTCGACGACGCAGCTGATCGATCCCCGGACCGGCGACTGGTCGTACGACGTGGCCGAGCGGCTCGGGGTCGATCTGGGGCTGTTCGCGCCGCTGCGGCGGCCCGGCGACCCGGCGGGGCTGCTGCGCCCCGAGGTGCTGGAGGCCACGGGGCTCGGCGGTCCCGTGCCGGTGACCACGGTCGGCTCGCACGACACCGCCTCGGCGGTGGCCGCCGTCCCGGCGACCGGCGAGCGGTTCGCGTACATCTGCACCGGCACCTGGTCGCTGGCCGGCCTGGAGCTGGACGCCCCGGTGCTGACCGAGGCGAGCCGGGCCGCCAACTTCACCAATGAGCTGGGGCTCGACGGCACGGTCCGCTATCTCCGGAACATCATGGGGCTGTGGCTGCTGCAGGAGTGCGTACGGGAGTGGGGGGACCCGGATCTCGGTGAGCTGCTGCGCGCCGCGGCGGGGGTGCCCGCGCTGCGGTCGGTGGTGGACGCCGGGGACTCGGCGTTCCTCGCGCCCGGCCGGATGCCCGAGCGGATCGCCGAGGCGTGCCGGGAGTCGGGGCAACCGGTTCCGGGGACGCCCGCCGAGATCACCCGCTGCATCCTCGACTCCCTCGCCCTCGCCCATCGCAAGGCCGTGGCCGAGGCCCAGGCGCTGGCCGACCACCCCGTGGACGTGGTCCACATCGTGGGCGGCGGCACCCGTAACGCGCTGCTCTGCCGGCTCACCGCCGACGCCTGCGGGCTGCCGGTGGTGGCGGGTCCGGCGGAGGCGGCGGCCCTGGGCAATGTCCTCGTCCAGGCCCGCGCCGACGGTCTGGTGGGCGACCGGGCCGCCATGCGGCGCCTCCTCGCCCGTACCCAGCCGCTGGTGCGGTACGAGCCGCAGGGCGACCCGGCGGCCTGGCGCGCGGCGGAGGCCCGGCTCACCGCGCGGTGA
- a CDS encoding bifunctional aldolase/short-chain dehydrogenase, translating into MATHPEAAALLARSRRLGADARNTNYAGGNASAKGTDTDPVTGGDVELMWVKGSGGDLGTLTEAGLAVLRLDRMRALVEVYPGVEREDEMVAAFDYCLHGKGGAAPSIDTAMHGLVDAAHVDHLHPDSGIALACAVDGEKLTAECFGDSVVWVPWRRPGFQLGLDIAAIKEANPQAVGCVLGGHGITAWGDTAEECEKNSLHIIRTAERFLQEKGKAEPFGPVVEGYQALEAAARRERAAALAPHVRAIASRDRAQVGHFTDSDVVLDFLAAAEHPRLAALGTSCPDHFLRTKVRPLVLDLPPTADLDSAIARLKELHAEYREEYAAYYERNALPDSPAMRGADPAIVLVPGVGMFSFGKDKQTARVAGEFYVNAINVMRGAEAVSTYAPIEESEKFRIEYWALEEAKLQRMPKPKPLATRVALVTGAGSGIGKAIAHRLVAEGACVVVADLDAENAAAVAEELGGADKAVAVTVDVTDEGQIAEAFKAAALAFGGVDLVVNNAGISISKPLLETSAKDWDLQHDIMARGSFLVSREAARVMIAQGLGGDIVYIASKNAVFAGPNNIAYSATKADQAHQVRLLAAELGEHGIRVNGVNPDGVVRGSGIFAAGWGAQRAATYGIEEEKLGEFYAQRTILKREVLPEHVANAVFALTGGELTHTTGLHVPVDAGVAAAFLR; encoded by the coding sequence ATGGCAACCCATCCCGAAGCCGCAGCCCTGCTCGCCCGGTCGCGTCGGCTCGGTGCCGATGCCCGGAACACCAACTACGCCGGTGGCAACGCGTCCGCGAAGGGGACCGACACCGATCCCGTCACCGGGGGTGATGTGGAGCTGATGTGGGTGAAGGGGTCCGGCGGTGACCTGGGGACCCTGACCGAGGCGGGGCTCGCCGTGCTGCGGCTGGACCGGATGCGGGCGCTGGTCGAGGTGTATCCGGGGGTGGAGCGCGAGGACGAGATGGTCGCCGCGTTCGACTACTGCCTGCACGGCAAGGGCGGCGCGGCGCCGTCGATCGACACGGCGATGCACGGGCTCGTGGACGCCGCCCATGTCGATCATCTGCACCCGGACTCCGGGATCGCGCTCGCCTGTGCGGTGGACGGGGAGAAGCTGACCGCCGAGTGTTTCGGGGACAGCGTGGTGTGGGTGCCGTGGCGGCGGCCCGGGTTCCAGCTGGGGCTGGACATCGCGGCCATCAAGGAGGCCAACCCGCAGGCCGTCGGGTGCGTCCTCGGCGGCCACGGCATCACCGCCTGGGGTGACACCGCCGAGGAGTGCGAGAAGAACTCGCTGCACATCATCCGGACCGCCGAGCGGTTCCTTCAGGAGAAGGGGAAGGCGGAGCCCTTCGGGCCCGTCGTCGAGGGGTACCAGGCCCTCGAAGCCGCCGCGCGTCGCGAGCGGGCCGCCGCTCTCGCCCCGCACGTGAGGGCGATCGCCTCGCGGGACAGGGCCCAGGTCGGGCACTTCACCGACTCCGACGTGGTCCTCGACTTCCTGGCCGCCGCCGAGCACCCCCGGCTCGCCGCGCTGGGCACCTCCTGCCCCGACCACTTCCTGCGGACGAAGGTCCGGCCGCTGGTCCTCGACCTGCCGCCGACCGCCGACCTGGACTCCGCGATCGCCCGGCTCAAGGAGCTGCACGCCGAGTACCGCGAGGAGTACGCCGCCTACTACGAGCGGAACGCGCTGCCCGACTCCCCCGCGATGCGCGGCGCCGACCCGGCGATCGTGCTGGTCCCGGGCGTGGGCATGTTCAGCTTCGGCAAGGACAAGCAGACCGCGCGGGTCGCCGGCGAGTTCTACGTCAACGCGATCAACGTGATGCGGGGCGCCGAGGCGGTGTCGACGTACGCGCCGATCGAGGAGTCGGAGAAGTTCCGGATCGAGTACTGGGCGCTGGAGGAGGCCAAGCTCCAGCGGATGCCGAAGCCGAAGCCGCTGGCGACCCGGGTCGCGCTGGTGACCGGTGCGGGCAGCGGGATCGGGAAGGCCATCGCGCACCGGCTGGTGGCCGAGGGGGCGTGTGTGGTCGTCGCCGACCTCGACGCCGAGAACGCCGCCGCCGTCGCCGAGGAGCTGGGCGGGGCGGACAAGGCCGTCGCCGTGACCGTCGACGTGACCGACGAGGGGCAGATCGCCGAGGCGTTCAAGGCCGCCGCGCTGGCCTTCGGCGGCGTCGATCTCGTCGTCAACAACGCGGGGATCTCCATCTCCAAGCCGCTGCTGGAGACCTCCGCGAAGGACTGGGACCTGCAGCACGACATCATGGCCCGCGGGTCGTTCCTGGTGTCGCGTGAGGCCGCCCGTGTGATGATCGCGCAGGGGCTGGGTGGTGACATCGTCTACATCGCCTCGAAGAACGCGGTCTTCGCCGGGCCCAACAACATCGCCTACTCCGCCACCAAGGCCGACCAGGCGCACCAGGTGCGGCTGCTCGCCGCCGAGCTGGGTGAGCACGGCATCCGCGTCAACGGCGTCAACCCGGACGGTGTGGTGCGCGGTTCGGGGATCTTCGCGGCCGGCTGGGGTGCCCAGCGCGCGGCGACCTACGGGATCGAGGAGGAGAAGCTCGGCGAGTTCTACGCCCAGCGGACCATCCTCAAGCGCGAGGTGCTCCCCGAGCACGTGGCCAACGCGGTGTTCGCGCTGACCGGCGGGGAGCTGACCCACACCACCGGTCTGCACGTCCCGGTCGACGCCGGCGTGGCCGCCGCCTTCCTCCGATGA
- the rhaI gene encoding L-rhamnose isomerase: protein MTELAAVKAALKTQAVETPSWAYGNSGTRFKVFAQQGVPRDPWEKLDDAGKVHEFTGVAPTVALHIPWDKVEGSDGYAELSKHARERGVKLGAINSNTFQDDDYKLGSVCHPDAAIRRKAVDHLLECVDIMDATGSRDLKLWFADGTNYPGQDDIRERQDRLAEGLAEVYARLGDDQRMLLEYKFFEPAFYSTDVPDWGTAYAHCLKLGPKAQVVVDTGHHAPGTNIEFIVATLLREGKLGAFDFNSRFYADDDLMVGAADPFQLFRIMYEVVRGGGFTPEVAFMLDQCHNIEAKIPAIIRSVMNVQEATAKALLVDREALAVAQRDGDVLEANAVVMDAYNTDVRPLLREVREEMGLDPEPLKAYRASGWAAKIVEERVGGEQAGWGA, encoded by the coding sequence GTGACCGAGCTCGCCGCGGTGAAGGCCGCCCTCAAGACCCAGGCCGTCGAGACGCCGTCGTGGGCGTACGGGAACTCCGGAACCCGCTTCAAGGTGTTCGCCCAACAGGGTGTCCCGCGTGATCCCTGGGAGAAGCTGGACGACGCCGGGAAGGTCCACGAGTTCACCGGCGTGGCCCCGACCGTGGCGCTGCACATCCCGTGGGACAAGGTGGAGGGCTCCGACGGGTACGCAGAGCTGTCGAAGCACGCGCGGGAGCGTGGTGTGAAGCTGGGCGCCATCAACTCCAACACGTTCCAGGACGACGACTACAAGCTCGGCAGCGTCTGCCACCCGGACGCGGCGATCCGGCGCAAGGCCGTCGATCATCTCCTGGAGTGCGTCGACATCATGGACGCGACCGGGTCGCGCGATCTCAAGCTGTGGTTCGCGGACGGTACGAACTATCCCGGCCAGGACGACATCCGTGAGCGGCAGGACCGGCTGGCCGAGGGCCTCGCCGAGGTGTACGCGCGGCTCGGGGACGACCAGCGGATGCTGCTGGAGTACAAGTTCTTCGAGCCGGCGTTCTACTCGACCGATGTCCCGGACTGGGGCACCGCCTACGCGCACTGCCTGAAGCTCGGGCCGAAGGCGCAGGTCGTGGTCGACACCGGGCACCACGCGCCGGGCACCAACATCGAGTTCATCGTGGCGACGCTGCTGCGGGAGGGGAAGCTCGGGGCGTTCGACTTCAACTCGCGCTTCTACGCGGACGACGACCTGATGGTCGGGGCGGCCGATCCCTTCCAGCTGTTCCGGATCATGTACGAGGTGGTGCGTGGGGGTGGGTTCACTCCCGAGGTCGCGTTCATGCTCGACCAGTGCCACAACATCGAGGCGAAGATCCCGGCGATCATCCGGTCGGTGATGAATGTGCAGGAGGCGACGGCGAAGGCGCTGCTCGTTGACCGGGAGGCCCTTGCTGTTGCTCAGCGGGACGGGGATGTGCTGGAGGCGAACGCGGTCGTGATGGACGCGTACAACACGGATGTGCGGCCGTTGCTGCGGGAGGTGCGGGAGGAGATGGGGTTGGACCCCGAGCCGTTGAAGGCCTACCGCGCGTCCGGGTGGGCGGCGAAGATCGTCGAGGAGCGGGTGGGTGGGGAACAGGCGGGGTGGGGGGCCTGA